The following are encoded in a window of candidate division WOR-3 bacterium genomic DNA:
- a CDS encoding FlgD immunoglobulin-like domain containing protein has product MNKLVLLAASSLLVGSVTGQYTREWQSGNLGYNCWGASYGYDVDGDGVPNMYVRSSGQIAIYQNYSVYWTINFSGYDYPSLVTPRDIDGDGLVKPVNMDGDPAGEVVATAYRVSGQDLYGRIRVYDASSRQLEWDSGELSGFTGSASVDDVDGDGKHEVIITRYNYTGNWGYVEVYGYTGAGISGGYGPKLRSAVSGPTVGQEPSIRFQLAGRTAVRVALYDAAGRQVRQLVNTTLPAGEYQMSWDGTDDSGASLPAGVYLYQVECGEGAKSGHLVLAR; this is encoded by the coding sequence ATGAACAAGCTGGTTCTTCTTGCAGCTTCGTCGTTGCTAGTCGGTTCGGTCACCGGTCAATACACGCGAGAATGGCAGAGCGGTAATCTGGGCTATAACTGCTGGGGTGCAAGCTATGGATACGATGTTGATGGCGACGGCGTTCCCAACATGTACGTCCGCTCCAGCGGGCAGATTGCGATATACCAGAACTACTCGGTGTACTGGACCATTAACTTTTCCGGCTATGATTACCCGTCCCTGGTCACGCCCCGCGACATTGATGGCGACGGGCTTGTCAAGCCGGTAAACATGGACGGCGACCCGGCTGGCGAAGTAGTGGCGACAGCATATCGGGTTTCCGGGCAGGACCTTTATGGCAGGATAAGGGTTTACGATGCTTCGAGTAGGCAGCTAGAGTGGGACAGTGGAGAACTGTCCGGATTTACTGGTTCGGCGTCGGTTGATGACGTTGATGGTGACGGCAAGCACGAGGTAATCATCACTCGCTATAACTACACCGGAAACTGGGGCTATGTCGAGGTCTACGGGTACACTGGTGCGGGCATCTCCGGTGGTTACGGTCCGAAGTTGCGCTCCGCTGTTTCCGGTCCTACGGTAGGACAAGAACCTTCTATCAGGTTTCAGCTTGCCGGCCGGACAGCGGTCCGGGTAGCTTTGTACGACGCCGCTGGCAGACAGGTGAGACAGCTGGTGAATACTACGCTGCCCGCGGGTGAATACCAAATGAGCTGGGATGGAACGGACGATTCCGGGGCCTCATTGCCGGCGGGTGTGTATCTCTATCAGGTGGAGTGCGGAGAGGGGGCCAAGTCGGGGCACTTGGTGCTTGCGCGTTAG